From Micromonospora rhizosphaerae, the proteins below share one genomic window:
- a CDS encoding LacI family DNA-binding transcriptional regulator translates to MSRRPTLRDVSLLAGVSAKTVSRVVNDDPAVAPGTAERVRAAIRELGFHPNPVARSLRVGRDDAIGLVVENIADPFMAEVTGAVEEVARERGMFVVIASAGYAPEYERVVVSGLSDRRVAGLIITPTSGDHSYFQHLATRIPTVFVDRPPIQHDADTVLVDNEGGARMATRHLIDHGHRRIAFVGDRLHVYTTRLRYQGFRAAMLDAGLPVDDRLVRVDAMGAHNSTDAMMDLLEVENGPTAVLSANMRASLGVVRALHLRDRTDLAHVSFDDFPAAESLNPPVTAVSQDPKRLGRQAASLLLDRVIGETAPPRRVVLPVRLIVRGSGELPPPA, encoded by the coding sequence ATGTCGCGACGGCCGACGCTGCGCGACGTGTCACTACTCGCCGGGGTGAGCGCGAAGACCGTGTCGCGGGTCGTCAACGACGATCCCGCCGTCGCGCCAGGCACCGCCGAGCGAGTCCGCGCGGCGATCCGGGAACTCGGCTTCCACCCGAACCCGGTGGCCCGCTCGCTGCGAGTCGGCCGGGACGACGCCATCGGCCTGGTGGTCGAGAACATCGCGGACCCGTTCATGGCCGAGGTGACCGGGGCGGTCGAAGAGGTGGCCCGCGAGCGGGGGATGTTCGTCGTCATCGCCAGCGCCGGCTACGCGCCGGAGTACGAACGCGTGGTCGTCAGCGGCCTGTCCGACCGGCGAGTCGCCGGTCTCATCATCACGCCGACGTCCGGCGACCACTCGTACTTCCAGCACCTGGCGACGCGGATTCCCACCGTTTTCGTGGACCGCCCACCGATCCAGCACGACGCGGACACCGTGCTGGTCGACAACGAGGGCGGGGCTCGAATGGCGACCCGGCACCTGATCGACCACGGCCACCGGCGAATCGCCTTCGTCGGCGACCGGCTGCACGTCTACACCACCCGCCTGCGTTACCAGGGCTTCCGCGCCGCCATGCTCGACGCCGGACTGCCCGTCGACGACCGGCTGGTACGCGTCGACGCCATGGGCGCGCACAACTCCACGGACGCCATGATGGACCTGCTGGAGGTGGAGAACGGGCCGACCGCGGTGCTGTCGGCGAACATGCGGGCCTCGCTCGGCGTGGTGCGCGCGCTGCACCTGCGCGACCGCACCGACCTGGCCCACGTCAGCTTCGACGACTTTCCGGCCGCCGAGTCCCTCAATCCGCCCGTCACCGCCGTGTCCCAGGATCCGAAGCGGCTCGGCCGCCAGGCGGCGAGCCTCCTCCTCGACCGAGTCATCGGGGAGACCGCTCCGCCCCGCCGGGTGGTGCTACCGGTGCGGCTGATCGTCCGCGGATCCGGCGAGCTGCCGCCG
- a CDS encoding 1-phosphofructokinase family hexose kinase produces the protein MLIATPNITVDRTVRLPELRPGSVLRPYRAVVTAGGKGVNVGRAAAAFGRRPRLVSFRPETDADVLARLFAVEPMQFVGVPVPGDVRVATIYLEDSGRVTVLNEPGPQITAEAWQRYEQAVADELATGEHLTLVCSGSLPPGVPDDGYGRLATIARRAGVRVVVDAARAALAGTLGAGPDLVTPNLAEAEGVLWGQSHEAVDEAGPDVAARACAAVTELCRRGARSAAVTAGAAGAAFGDEERVFWVPTVPTEVVNPIGAGDSFVGGLVEAFEEGREGVDAVVLAVAAATASVEQELAGGVDPERTRQLEIQLTGRARPVTTVPWAQRDADIPTARSGT, from the coding sequence GTGCTCATCGCGACCCCGAACATCACCGTGGACCGGACCGTTCGCCTGCCCGAACTCCGGCCCGGAAGCGTGCTGCGGCCGTACCGGGCGGTCGTCACCGCCGGCGGAAAGGGCGTCAACGTGGGCCGGGCTGCCGCGGCCTTCGGGCGGCGGCCGCGGCTGGTCAGCTTCCGGCCGGAGACGGACGCGGATGTGCTCGCCCGGCTCTTCGCCGTCGAACCGATGCAGTTCGTCGGTGTTCCGGTGCCCGGGGACGTCCGGGTGGCCACCATCTACCTAGAGGATTCCGGTCGGGTGACCGTGCTCAACGAGCCCGGGCCGCAGATCACGGCCGAGGCCTGGCAGCGCTACGAGCAGGCCGTCGCCGACGAACTGGCCACGGGGGAGCACCTGACCCTGGTGTGCTCCGGTAGCCTGCCGCCCGGCGTGCCGGACGACGGGTACGGGCGGCTGGCCACGATCGCCCGTCGCGCCGGCGTACGGGTGGTTGTCGACGCGGCGCGGGCGGCGCTGGCCGGTACGCTCGGCGCCGGACCCGACCTCGTCACGCCGAACCTGGCGGAGGCCGAGGGTGTCCTGTGGGGACAGTCCCACGAGGCGGTGGACGAGGCTGGTCCGGACGTCGCGGCACGGGCGTGCGCGGCGGTCACCGAGCTGTGCCGCCGCGGCGCGCGGTCGGCGGCCGTCACCGCCGGCGCGGCGGGGGCCGCATTCGGTGACGAGGAACGGGTGTTCTGGGTGCCCACGGTCCCGACGGAGGTGGTGAACCCGATCGGGGCCGGCGACTCGTTCGTCGGTGGCCTGGTCGAAGCGTTCGAGGAGGGCCGGGAGGGCGTCGACGCGGTGGTGCTCGCCGTCGCCGCCGCGACCGCTTCGGTCGAGCAGGAACTCGCCGGCGGCGTCGACCCGGAACGGACGCGACAGCTGGAGATCCAGCTGACCGGCCGAGCCCGTCCGGTCACCACGGTGCCGTGGGCCCAGCGGGACGCCGACATTCCGACGGCCCGATCGGGGACCTGA
- a CDS encoding tagatose 1,6-diphosphate aldolase: MDLQRLGTVRRLTRLATHDGFFCIAALDHPENYLALFDSDVAQVPYETVVASKLELAAELSRHASGLLLDPVWSLGQAIATGALPGSVGVLAPMELLRYAPGTTVGWDLETRLRPGWTPEKVAKLGADGVKLILFYRAELADVAAQQRKLVADLASACRQAQLPLVIEPIWYPLDDEDPTDPSVGRRRAAAIIASAAEFTLLGVDVLKMQFPGSLATAADRAAAASAARELDGVASVPWVLLSEGAGFDDFAVQMEIVARAGASGYIAGRAVWGDAVGRLRDADRARAVARAGERLDALNELVRAHGRPWAERVALDAVASALPRNWYQSYGE; the protein is encoded by the coding sequence GTGGACCTACAGCGGCTCGGCACCGTACGCCGGTTGACCCGCCTCGCCACCCACGACGGCTTCTTCTGCATCGCGGCCCTCGACCACCCCGAGAACTACCTGGCGCTGTTCGACAGCGACGTCGCCCAGGTGCCGTACGAGACGGTGGTGGCCTCCAAGCTGGAGTTGGCCGCCGAACTGTCCCGGCACGCGTCCGGCCTGCTGCTGGACCCGGTCTGGTCCCTCGGCCAGGCGATCGCCACCGGAGCTCTCCCGGGCTCGGTCGGCGTCCTGGCGCCGATGGAGCTGCTGAGGTACGCACCGGGGACCACGGTCGGCTGGGACCTGGAGACCCGGCTGCGGCCGGGCTGGACGCCGGAGAAGGTCGCCAAGCTCGGCGCCGACGGGGTGAAGCTCATCCTCTTCTATCGCGCTGAGCTGGCCGACGTCGCGGCGCAGCAGCGCAAGCTCGTCGCCGACCTGGCCTCCGCCTGTCGACAGGCACAGCTGCCGCTCGTCATCGAGCCGATCTGGTACCCGCTCGACGACGAGGATCCGACCGACCCGTCGGTGGGCCGCCGCCGGGCGGCGGCGATCATCGCCTCCGCCGCCGAGTTCACCCTGCTCGGCGTCGACGTGCTCAAGATGCAGTTTCCCGGTTCCCTGGCCACGGCAGCGGACCGGGCGGCGGCGGCGTCGGCCGCCCGGGAGCTGGACGGCGTCGCGAGCGTGCCGTGGGTGCTGCTGAGCGAGGGCGCCGGCTTCGACGACTTCGCGGTGCAGATGGAGATCGTCGCCCGGGCCGGAGCCAGCGGCTACATCGCGGGGCGGGCGGTGTGGGGTGACGCCGTCGGACGTCTTCGTGACGCCGATCGGGCCCGGGCGGTGGCGCGGGCCGGTGAGCGGCTGGACGCGTTGAACGAACTCGTGCGGGCGCACGGCCGCCCGTGGGCCGAGCGGGTCGCGCTCGACGCGGTGGCCTCCGCCCTGCCGCGGAACTGGTACCAGTCGTACGGCGAGTAG
- a CDS encoding ABC transporter substrate-binding protein, whose product MRNRNAVAGVAAFAAGLLMVAACGDNAGSTSGSGSGGGVSGKKFVLMVGVKGDPFYISMECGAREKAKELGVTLQVQGPDKFDATMQNPLLDAVAAAKPAALLVAPNDVKASATPLKRIQDAGSKVVLVDTTVDDTSIGASRIATDNKLGGAKAAEALNQLLNGAKGKVLVISTDPGVSSVDARIAGFEEAVKSKYTNLTLASAAQYSHNSPQTAAGIIQAELQRSPDLVGVFATNLFSAQGTATGVRAAGKSNQVKVVGFDAGPDQIKQLQAGDVQALVAQKPYDIGVQGVQQAANAVEGKTVEANIATESVIVTKDNLEDPDVNKYVYKDKC is encoded by the coding sequence ATGAGAAACCGCAATGCGGTGGCGGGAGTGGCGGCCTTCGCCGCCGGCCTGCTGATGGTGGCGGCGTGCGGCGACAACGCCGGCAGCACGTCCGGGTCCGGCTCCGGTGGCGGCGTGTCGGGCAAGAAGTTCGTCCTGATGGTCGGCGTCAAGGGCGACCCGTTCTACATCTCGATGGAGTGCGGAGCGCGGGAGAAGGCCAAGGAACTTGGCGTCACGCTGCAGGTGCAGGGGCCCGACAAGTTCGACGCGACGATGCAGAATCCGCTGCTCGACGCGGTGGCCGCCGCGAAGCCGGCCGCGCTGCTGGTGGCGCCCAACGACGTCAAGGCCTCCGCCACGCCGCTCAAGCGGATCCAGGACGCGGGCAGCAAGGTCGTGCTCGTGGACACGACGGTGGACGACACGAGCATCGGCGCGTCCCGGATCGCCACGGACAACAAGCTGGGCGGGGCCAAGGCGGCCGAGGCGCTCAACCAGCTGCTCAACGGCGCCAAGGGTAAGGTCCTGGTCATCTCGACCGATCCCGGTGTGTCCTCGGTGGACGCCCGGATCGCCGGGTTCGAGGAGGCGGTGAAGAGCAAGTACACCAACCTCACGCTCGCTTCCGCGGCGCAGTACTCGCACAACTCGCCCCAGACGGCGGCCGGGATCATCCAGGCCGAGCTGCAGCGCAGCCCCGACCTGGTCGGCGTCTTCGCCACCAACCTCTTCTCCGCGCAGGGCACCGCGACCGGCGTGCGCGCGGCGGGGAAGAGCAACCAGGTGAAGGTGGTCGGCTTCGACGCCGGTCCGGACCAGATCAAGCAGCTGCAGGCCGGCGACGTGCAGGCCCTGGTGGCGCAGAAGCCGTACGACATCGGGGTGCAGGGCGTCCAGCAGGCGGCTAACGCCGTGGAGGGCAAGACGGTGGAGGCGAACATCGCCACGGAGTCGGTCATCGTCACGAAGGACAACCTCGAGGACCCCGACGTCAACAAATACGTCTACAAGGACAAGTGCTGA
- a CDS encoding ABC transporter permease: MTTDTKPAAPETQEPVTPRESLVRAIIRNPTIVTFAALLVIVLAFSILAPGLFTQSSNFVQLAQNVAILTVVSVGTTFVIITAGVDLSIPSGIVLGEVFAVHALQLIKVGDGTAADVAADQSKASYVLVALAGALLAGLIIGTINGVVVAYLKVPPLLATLGTLGAGLGAALILQDGVNTATYALDAVGHGAWIPGVPNLIPIALLVVVAGFVLLHMAVFGRHTYAIGSNPEAARRAGIKVERHLLKVYIIGGTAAGFAGFLSVAYFSTTSIGGHSTDNLQAITAVALGGTSLFGGVGSIIGTLIGVWIPAVLKNGFVITGVQPYWQDVAVGLVLIAAVWFDQLRRRSRDRG; this comes from the coding sequence ATGACCACGGACACGAAACCGGCGGCGCCCGAGACCCAGGAACCGGTGACTCCGCGCGAATCGCTGGTACGGGCGATCATCCGCAACCCGACGATCGTGACGTTCGCCGCCCTGCTGGTGATCGTCCTGGCGTTCTCGATCCTCGCACCGGGGCTGTTCACCCAGAGCAGCAACTTCGTGCAACTGGCGCAGAACGTCGCCATCCTGACCGTGGTCAGCGTCGGCACCACCTTCGTCATCATCACCGCCGGCGTGGACCTGTCGATCCCCAGCGGAATCGTGTTGGGCGAGGTCTTCGCCGTCCACGCGCTGCAGCTGATCAAGGTGGGCGACGGCACCGCGGCCGACGTCGCGGCGGACCAGTCGAAGGCGAGTTACGTGTTGGTGGCGCTGGCCGGTGCACTACTGGCCGGGCTCATCATCGGCACGATCAACGGTGTGGTGGTGGCCTACCTCAAGGTACCGCCGCTGCTGGCCACGCTCGGCACCCTGGGTGCCGGTCTCGGGGCGGCGCTGATCCTTCAGGACGGCGTCAACACCGCGACGTACGCCCTGGACGCGGTCGGTCACGGCGCCTGGATCCCGGGCGTACCCAACCTGATTCCGATCGCGCTGCTGGTGGTGGTCGCCGGTTTCGTACTGCTGCACATGGCGGTCTTCGGCCGGCACACGTACGCCATCGGGTCGAACCCGGAGGCGGCGCGGCGAGCCGGCATCAAGGTCGAGCGCCACCTGCTCAAGGTCTACATCATCGGCGGTACGGCGGCCGGGTTCGCCGGCTTCCTCTCCGTGGCGTACTTCAGCACGACCAGCATCGGGGGCCACTCCACCGACAACCTCCAGGCCATCACGGCGGTCGCGCTCGGCGGCACCAGCCTCTTCGGCGGGGTCGGTTCGATCATCGGAACCCTCATCGGCGTCTGGATTCCCGCGGTGCTCAAGAACGGTTTCGTCATCACCGGGGTCCAGCCCTACTGGCAGGACGTCGCGGTGGGTCTCGTGCTCATCGCGGCCGTCTGGTTCGACCAGCTGCGACGGCGCTCGCGCGACCGCGGCTGA
- a CDS encoding ATP-binding cassette domain-containing protein yields the protein MIDGIGTNGDDAVPVLGAYGVVKTFGHVRALRHASFEAFPGQVTALVGDNGAGKSTLIKILSGVLAPDEGEVRIDGAPAGLTDPQEAKRRGIETVYQDLALAPDLDAAANVFLGREVRRFGFLHNHPEMRRRTAVAFRDLGVGLVQDMRAPVAAFSGGQKQSVAIARAAMWATKVIIMDEPTAALGVIQTAKVLELVERIRDRGIAVVFISHNLPQVLQVADRIEVLRLGARVAWFRRGEADVDLLIAAISGAHTNEVPS from the coding sequence ATGATCGACGGCATCGGCACGAACGGCGACGACGCCGTACCCGTCCTCGGCGCCTATGGCGTGGTGAAGACCTTCGGGCACGTACGGGCGCTGCGGCACGCGTCGTTCGAGGCCTTCCCCGGCCAGGTCACGGCACTCGTCGGGGACAACGGAGCGGGCAAGTCGACGCTCATCAAGATCCTCTCCGGGGTGCTCGCACCCGACGAGGGTGAGGTGCGCATCGACGGTGCGCCGGCCGGTCTGACCGACCCCCAGGAGGCGAAGCGACGCGGGATCGAGACCGTCTACCAGGACCTCGCGCTCGCCCCCGACCTGGACGCCGCGGCGAACGTCTTCCTGGGCCGGGAGGTGCGCCGATTCGGGTTCCTGCACAACCACCCCGAGATGCGCCGCCGCACCGCCGTCGCCTTCCGCGACCTGGGCGTCGGACTGGTGCAGGACATGCGCGCGCCGGTGGCCGCGTTCTCCGGCGGCCAGAAGCAGTCGGTGGCGATCGCGCGCGCGGCGATGTGGGCGACCAAGGTCATCATCATGGACGAGCCGACGGCGGCGCTCGGCGTCATCCAGACCGCGAAGGTGCTGGAACTGGTCGAGCGCATCCGCGATCGTGGCATCGCCGTCGTGTTCATCTCGCACAACCTGCCCCAGGTGCTCCAGGTCGCCGACCGCATCGAGGTGCTGCGCCTGGGTGCCCGCGTCGCCTGGTTCCGCCGCGGCGAGGCCGACGTGGACCTGCTGATCGCCGCGATCTCCGGCGCGCACACGAACGAGGTGCCCTCATGA
- a CDS encoding FGGY-family carbohydrate kinase, whose amino-acid sequence MSGLLVGIDVGTTRVKAVAVDPRGQVCGESERVTPWRRAGGRAEVDPMALVGLTRTVAAEVAGERGALGIGVTGMAETGVLVDGHDRPLAPAIAWYDPRGDVETIARELGEETFETTTGLPLTVLPSLAKLLWLRRNHPETAAAVRFYSVGEWIVRRFGGEPVAELSLASRTGLLELSRARPWEDAFGLLGSPLLLPEPVVAGTVAGRATGDDLPEALRGAALTVAGHDHQVAAYGVGAALDGALFDSLGTAEALVRTVRPPLAPRQVAALTGQGMSVGWGVVAGHLCVLAGLWTGLTLHRVAELLGATTTAHRRALGEQALAAPACHPTLRLASEGDGHLSVVGITDGVTPAILWRTAVEAMVAESGRLLDRIDALTGPHREVVVGGGWLHNPALLDAKRRQHPGMRTTAIAEPGAYGAALLAASAAGVAVPAPRQREVTQHVHQP is encoded by the coding sequence GTGAGTGGCCTCCTGGTCGGCATCGACGTCGGCACCACGAGGGTGAAGGCCGTCGCGGTGGATCCGCGCGGCCAGGTGTGCGGCGAGTCCGAGCGGGTCACCCCCTGGCGGCGCGCCGGGGGCCGGGCCGAGGTCGATCCCATGGCGCTCGTCGGGCTGACGCGTACGGTGGCCGCCGAGGTCGCGGGGGAGCGGGGGGCGCTCGGAATCGGCGTCACCGGCATGGCCGAGACCGGCGTCCTCGTCGATGGGCACGACCGGCCCCTGGCCCCGGCCATCGCGTGGTACGACCCGCGCGGCGACGTCGAGACGATCGCGCGGGAGCTGGGCGAGGAGACGTTCGAGACGACCACCGGCCTCCCGTTGACGGTGCTCCCCTCCCTGGCGAAGCTGCTGTGGCTGCGACGGAACCACCCCGAGACCGCCGCCGCGGTGCGGTTCTACTCGGTAGGCGAGTGGATCGTCCGTCGGTTCGGAGGCGAGCCGGTCGCGGAGCTGTCGCTGGCCAGCCGGACGGGACTGCTCGAGCTGAGCCGGGCCCGTCCGTGGGAGGACGCGTTCGGCCTGCTCGGCTCGCCGCTGCTGCTGCCCGAGCCGGTGGTGGCGGGCACGGTGGCGGGACGTGCCACGGGCGACGACCTGCCCGAGGCGCTGCGGGGCGCGGCGCTGACCGTCGCCGGCCACGACCACCAGGTGGCGGCGTACGGCGTCGGCGCCGCCTTGGATGGCGCCCTGTTCGACTCACTCGGTACGGCGGAGGCGCTGGTCCGTACGGTGCGTCCACCGCTGGCGCCGCGTCAGGTCGCCGCTCTCACCGGGCAGGGCATGTCCGTCGGCTGGGGGGTCGTCGCCGGGCACCTCTGCGTCCTCGCCGGACTGTGGACCGGCCTGACGCTGCACCGGGTCGCCGAGCTGCTCGGCGCGACCACCACCGCGCACCGGCGTGCCCTCGGCGAGCAGGCGCTCGCCGCACCGGCGTGCCATCCGACGCTGCGCCTGGCGAGCGAGGGGGACGGACACCTCAGCGTCGTCGGGATCACCGACGGCGTCACCCCGGCGATCCTGTGGCGTACCGCGGTCGAGGCGATGGTGGCCGAGTCCGGCCGCCTCCTCGATCGGATCGACGCCCTGACCGGACCCCACCGGGAGGTCGTCGTCGGCGGGGGCTGGTTACACAACCCCGCGCTGCTCGACGCGAAGCGGCGCCAGCACCCGGGGATGCGCACCACCGCCATCGCGGAGCCCGGCGCCTATGGCGCCGCTCTCCTGGCTGCCTCGGCGGCCGGCGTCGCGGTACCAGCCCCACGACAACGGGAGGTGACCCAGCATGTCCACCAGCCTTGA
- a CDS encoding class I mannose-6-phosphate isomerase, with amino-acid sequence MSVGPQLLPLNQLEHFYRGGERIALFRGATNTSPWRPEEWIASTTTMASDPERGLSRLADGTLLRDAVVADPQGWLGPAHVDSFGPSTELLVKLLDAGQRLPVHLHPDRAFARRHLGIPHGKTEAWVVLDVAEGAQVRLGFAESMRPPQVRAMVEAADSDALVRSLRPQPVQPGDAVLVPAGMPHSIDAGVFLLELQEPTDLSILLEAQDLAVDLWRDGHLGLGFDVALTALRPDAPGESELDALVVRGDRLGAGGLVNLLPADAEPYFQAHRLRAAQADQPDSDPLVPAGFAVVLAVAGRGRLISGRGGGLDLRRGDVAVVPFAAGDWRLVGELEVLVCRPPVPRHGEVAT; translated from the coding sequence ATGAGCGTGGGGCCGCAACTGCTGCCGCTGAATCAGCTCGAGCACTTCTACCGCGGGGGCGAGCGGATCGCCCTGTTCCGCGGGGCGACAAACACCAGCCCGTGGCGTCCCGAAGAGTGGATCGCGTCGACGACCACGATGGCCTCCGATCCGGAGCGGGGCCTTTCCCGGCTGGCCGACGGCACGCTGCTGCGGGACGCCGTCGTGGCCGACCCGCAGGGCTGGCTCGGCCCGGCCCATGTGGACAGCTTTGGACCATCCACCGAGTTGCTGGTCAAGCTCCTCGACGCCGGTCAGCGGCTCCCGGTGCACCTGCATCCGGACCGCGCGTTCGCCCGCCGCCACCTGGGCATCCCACATGGAAAGACCGAGGCGTGGGTGGTGCTCGACGTCGCCGAGGGCGCCCAGGTGCGGCTCGGCTTCGCCGAGTCCATGCGCCCCCCGCAGGTGCGCGCGATGGTCGAGGCGGCCGACTCCGACGCGCTGGTCCGTTCGCTGCGTCCCCAGCCGGTACAGCCCGGCGACGCCGTACTCGTGCCCGCCGGAATGCCGCACTCCATCGACGCCGGCGTCTTCCTGCTGGAGCTGCAGGAGCCCACCGACCTGTCGATCCTGCTGGAGGCGCAGGACCTCGCCGTGGACCTGTGGCGGGACGGGCATCTCGGGCTGGGATTCGATGTCGCCCTGACGGCGTTGCGTCCCGACGCGCCCGGCGAGTCCGAGCTGGACGCCCTGGTCGTGCGCGGCGATCGGCTAGGGGCTGGCGGTCTGGTCAACCTGCTGCCCGCCGACGCCGAGCCGTACTTCCAGGCACATCGGCTGCGCGCAGCGCAGGCCGACCAGCCGGACTCCGACCCGCTCGTCCCCGCCGGCTTCGCCGTGGTGCTCGCCGTAGCGGGCCGCGGTCGGCTGATCTCCGGCCGCGGTGGCGGTCTCGACCTGCGGCGCGGGGACGTGGCGGTGGTGCCGTTCGCCGCGGGCGACTGGCGCCTGGTGGGGGAGTTGGAGGTGCTTGTCTGCCGGCCACCCGTGCCTCGTCACGGGGAGGTGGCGACGTGA
- a CDS encoding NAD-dependent succinate-semialdehyde dehydrogenase: protein MSRSAIEEGARTFRNPSKEDERVVVEAVPKELLIGGRWRPATDGRQLPVYDPSTGEVLCQVADAGPADALAALDVAAAAQSGWAKCPPRERSDILRRAFEQLIARADELALLMTLEMGKPLAESKAEIVYAAEFLRWFSEEAVRIDGRYAVAPNGQGRLLVMKQPVGPCLLITPWNFPMAMGTRKIGPAIAAGCTMVVKPARETPLSMLALAKILSDSGLPDGVLNVITTSAAGDVTAPLIADPRLRKMSFTGSTEVGRTLIAQSAHQVLRVSMELGGNAPFIVFDDADLDAAVEGAMIAKMRNIGEACTAANRFLVAESVAADFAERLAVRMGALNVGRGSEPGVQVGPLITAKARDNMRAFVDDARQRGGRVLAGGNAADGPGYYFQPTVIADVDPGSRVFTDEIFGPIAPIASFSSEQEALAIANSTQYGLAAYVYTSEMRRSFRVIEALEFGMVGLNQGIVSNPAAPFGGLKQSGVGREGGSEGIEEYLETKYVAANV, encoded by the coding sequence GTGAGTCGGTCGGCCATCGAAGAGGGCGCACGCACCTTCCGCAACCCCTCGAAGGAAGACGAACGCGTGGTCGTCGAGGCGGTGCCGAAGGAGCTTCTGATCGGCGGGCGGTGGCGGCCGGCTACCGATGGGCGCCAGCTGCCGGTGTACGACCCGTCGACCGGTGAGGTGCTGTGCCAGGTGGCGGACGCGGGGCCAGCCGATGCGCTGGCCGCGCTCGACGTGGCCGCGGCAGCGCAGTCGGGCTGGGCAAAGTGCCCGCCGCGGGAGCGCTCCGACATCCTCCGACGCGCGTTCGAGCAGCTCATCGCCCGTGCCGACGAACTCGCCCTGCTGATGACCCTCGAGATGGGTAAGCCGCTCGCCGAGTCGAAGGCGGAGATCGTCTACGCGGCGGAGTTCCTGCGCTGGTTCTCCGAGGAAGCCGTGCGGATCGACGGGCGCTACGCCGTCGCGCCGAATGGCCAGGGCCGTCTGCTGGTGATGAAGCAGCCGGTCGGGCCGTGCCTTTTGATCACGCCGTGGAATTTTCCGATGGCGATGGGTACGCGCAAGATCGGACCGGCGATCGCCGCCGGGTGCACCATGGTCGTCAAGCCGGCCCGCGAAACGCCGCTCTCAATGTTGGCACTGGCCAAGATCCTGTCCGACAGTGGACTGCCGGACGGTGTCCTCAATGTGATCACCACCTCGGCGGCGGGTGACGTGACCGCACCGCTGATCGCCGACCCGCGGCTCCGCAAGATGTCGTTCACCGGGTCGACGGAGGTGGGTCGCACTCTCATCGCGCAGTCGGCGCACCAGGTGCTGCGCGTGTCGATGGAGCTCGGCGGCAACGCGCCGTTCATCGTCTTCGACGACGCGGACCTGGACGCGGCGGTCGAGGGGGCGATGATCGCGAAGATGCGGAACATCGGGGAGGCCTGCACGGCGGCCAACCGGTTCCTCGTCGCGGAGTCCGTCGCGGCCGACTTCGCCGAACGCTTGGCCGTTCGAATGGGCGCGCTGAATGTCGGGCGCGGCAGCGAGCCCGGTGTCCAGGTCGGCCCGCTGATCACCGCGAAGGCGCGCGACAACATGCGGGCGTTCGTGGACGACGCGCGTCAGCGAGGCGGTCGGGTGCTTGCCGGGGGCAACGCTGCCGACGGGCCGGGCTACTACTTTCAGCCCACCGTCATCGCCGACGTGGACCCAGGATCCCGAGTCTTCACGGACGAGATCTTTGGTCCCATCGCGCCTATCGCCTCCTTCTCCAGCGAGCAGGAGGCGCTGGCGATCGCCAACTCCACGCAGTACGGCCTCGCCGCCTACGTGTACACCTCAGAGATGCGGCGCAGCTTCCGGGTGATCGAGGCGCTCGAGTTCGGGATGGTCGGACTCAATCAAGGCATCGTGTCCAACCCCGCGGCCCCGTTCGGCGGACTGAAGCAGTCCGGGGTCGGACGAGAGGGCGGCAGCGAGGGCATCGAGGAGTACCTGGAGACCAAGTACGTCGCCGCAAACGTGTAG
- a CDS encoding SDR family NAD(P)-dependent oxidoreductase translates to MRFEGKNALVTGASNGIGAAIAERLAAEGAALCLLAAPQDEAHLKEVAEKLRAESGAKVVTVTGDIGDADTAERALAAACDAFGGVDLLASNAGIGIWENILDTPIEDFDRVMRVNTRGQYAVTSTVARHMSRRGGGAMVLTASTASLFGEEGQIIYNTSKGAVMALARSLAVDLARYGIRVNALAPGWVRTRATVAEVDDVAIWSKHRTRIPLDRPGEPAELAAVACFLLSDDASYMTGSVVMCDGGLTAGYRASDWDAVERPLSPRTPGLFDS, encoded by the coding sequence ATGCGATTCGAAGGTAAGAACGCGCTGGTCACCGGCGCCAGCAACGGCATCGGAGCGGCCATCGCCGAGCGGCTGGCGGCCGAGGGCGCCGCCCTGTGCCTGCTCGCCGCGCCGCAGGACGAGGCCCACCTGAAAGAGGTGGCGGAGAAGCTGCGCGCCGAGTCAGGGGCGAAGGTCGTCACGGTCACCGGCGACATCGGTGACGCCGACACCGCGGAGCGGGCGCTCGCCGCCGCGTGCGACGCGTTCGGCGGGGTCGACCTGCTGGCCAGCAACGCCGGCATCGGCATCTGGGAGAACATCCTCGACACCCCGATCGAGGACTTCGACCGGGTGATGCGGGTGAACACCCGCGGCCAGTACGCGGTGACGAGCACCGTCGCCCGGCACATGAGCCGGCGCGGGGGCGGGGCGATGGTCCTGACCGCGTCGACCGCCTCGCTTTTCGGCGAGGAGGGGCAGATCATCTACAACACGTCGAAGGGCGCCGTCATGGCGCTCGCCCGGTCGCTCGCCGTCGACCTGGCCCGGTACGGCATCCGGGTGAACGCCCTGGCGCCGGGTTGGGTACGCACCCGCGCGACCGTGGCCGAAGTCGACGACGTCGCGATCTGGAGCAAGCACCGGACCCGGATTCCGCTGGACCGCCCGGGCGAGCCGGCGGAGCTGGCCGCGGTGGCCTGTTTTCTGCTCAGCGACGACGCCTCGTACATGACCGGCTCGGTCGTGATGTGCGACGGCGGGCTCACCGCCGGCTACCGGGCGAGCGACTGGGACGCGGTGGAGCGCCCGCTGTCCCCGCGTACCCCCGGACTGTTCGACAGCTGA